acactaccctgaggaactccttcagtgatgtTCAGGAGGTGAGATAATTGACctcaacaactacaaccatcttcctttgtgccaggatgGGCTGAGTGCCCTCCATCTCTGCTGACTGTGATAGAAAGAGAGgaatttcagctgctccagtcactccaactaactgaaGTTGCTCATTCCTGGTgtcctcataaatctcctctgcaatctcCCTGAGAAAGTCACATCTTTCCgaaagtgtggggcccatatatcGGGTCCCAttacagagggatagaattgaaaagcagggaggttttGTTTAACtggtttagaaccagggttagactacactgggagctctgtcaacattggtgatcactatttagaaaaaggaaatagacactggagaaggtgcaacaagtGTTCACAAGAATAATATTTactgtccaggataaaataaatgtccttcagcagcttttgtggatcatttcagtggaaatgtgctctcccaggctcagcatcagcccactggaagcaaagtctgaCACcagtcagtccagcagaaagaaaccctccaactctcctacttcaccaagtgtcagaatgaacatggttcagtcctggatgtgattcacagcagcaaaaacagcagaatccaGTCCCAGTCACCACTTAGcgacttgctggtgtctcagcaagtggaatgactgagtaaatccctttgcAAAtccttgtgaacttgctggtgtgtttgcagatgggatgactgaatgaatcctttcccacactcagagcaggtgaatggccttgcctcagtgtgaacttgctggtgactcTGCAGATCAGATGaaagagcgaatcccttcccacactcagagcaggtgaatggtctctccctggtgtgaatgcgttggtgtgcctgcaggttggctgaacgagtgaatcccttcccacattcagagcaggagaatggcctctccccagtgtgaacttgctggtgattcTGCAGGTCCGATAACAgaatgaatcccctcccacactcagggcaggtgaatgtcctctccctggtgtgaacctcCTGGTGTGACACTAGGTGAGATGATTGAATAAAacgcttcccacactcggagcaggtgaaaggcctctccctgcTGTGAACCCCCTGATGTGATGTTAGGTGGGATGATTGAATAAAACgtttcccacactcggggcagttgaatggcctctcccttgtgtggactcgctggtgtgtcactAGGTGCGATAATTGAATAAAacgcttcccacactctgagcaggtgaatggcctctccctggtgtggatGCCCTGATGTGTCACTAGGTGTGAAGATTGAATAAAACacttcccacactcggggcagtggAACGGCCTCTCcagagtgtggactcgctggtgtatcagcaggtgggatgactgagtgaaaccctttccacacttggggcaggtgaaCGGTCGCTCCCCTGTGTGAGCCTGTTGGTGATTCAGAAGGTCAGATGAATGATTGAATTGTTTCCCACACttcgagcaggtgaacggcttctccccggtgtgaacttgctggtgtatcagcaggtgggatgactgagtgaatcccttcccacactcaaagcaggtgtacggcctctccctagtgtgaacttgctggtgattcCACAGGTCAGATGACTGgagaaatcccttctcacactctgagcagatgaacggcctttccA
This portion of the Scyliorhinus torazame isolate Kashiwa2021f chromosome 5, sScyTor2.1, whole genome shotgun sequence genome encodes:
- the LOC140418563 gene encoding uncharacterized protein isoform X2, which gives rise to MEKPQEGEDCGKDSRIPSALETHKPVHTGERPFACSKCGEGDCSPSALKIHHCSHTVERPFICSECEKGFLQSSDLWNHQQVHTRERPYTCFECGKGFTQSSHLLIHQQVHTGEKPFTCSKCGKQFNHSSDLLNHQQAHTGERPFTCPKCGKGFTQSSHLLIHQRVHTLERPFHCPECGKCFIQSSHLVTHQGIHTRERPFTCSECGKRFIQLSHLVTHQRVHTRERPFNCPECGKRFIQSSHLTSHQGVHSRERPFTCSECGKRFIQSSHLVSHQEVHTRERTFTCPECGRGFILLSDLQNHQQVHTGERPFSCSECGKGFTRSANLQAHQRIHTRERPFTCSECGKGFALSSDLQSHQQVHTEARPFTCSECGKGFIQSSHLQTHQQVHKDLQRDLLSHSTC